Proteins found in one Candidatus Eisenbacteria bacterium genomic segment:
- a CDS encoding helicase HerA-like domain-containing protein — protein sequence MEDRFLESVRKSFPAGGATITLGAPLREGECHPEPLVTVPLAMMNRHGLIAGATGTGKTKTLQLIAEQLSAAGVPVFLADVKSDLSGLGAMGESGERVAQRARDTGFDWKPQSFPLELLSLSGKRGAQLRATVSSFGPLLLAKVLGLNETQTSVLGLVFKYCDDKQLPLLDFADLRAALQHLSGEGAADLAGYGGMSKASVGVLLREMVELEQQGAGTFFGEPEFDLDDLMQTERDGRGLVSALELSDVQDRPALWSTFTMWMLARLYHELPEVGDIEKPKLVFFFDEAHLLFRGASPAFLEQVEQVVRLVRSKGVGVFFVTQSPKDVPATVLGQLGHRVQHALRAFTADDDKALKAAARTFPKTEFYDLEETMTTLGIGEALVTLLGANGVPTPPVATRLVPPASRMGPLSEAELSQRLAASKQVQEYAQAIDRESAREMLAARMAGRTEAAPAEKPAPRRTAEPASTFEQVLKSPLTRSIATTVTRGLLGALLGPPPRRRRRYF from the coding sequence ATGGAAGACCGTTTTCTCGAGTCGGTTCGCAAGTCGTTCCCGGCGGGCGGAGCCACGATCACGCTCGGCGCGCCGCTGCGCGAGGGAGAGTGCCATCCCGAGCCGCTGGTCACGGTCCCGCTGGCGATGATGAACCGCCACGGACTGATCGCCGGCGCGACCGGCACCGGAAAGACCAAGACGCTCCAGCTGATCGCCGAGCAGCTCTCGGCCGCCGGCGTTCCGGTGTTCCTCGCCGACGTGAAGAGCGATCTCTCCGGTCTGGGTGCGATGGGGGAGAGCGGGGAGCGCGTGGCGCAGCGCGCCCGCGACACCGGCTTCGACTGGAAGCCTCAGTCCTTCCCGCTCGAGCTGCTGAGCTTGTCCGGAAAGCGCGGCGCGCAGCTCCGCGCCACGGTGTCGTCGTTCGGTCCGCTGCTGCTCGCCAAGGTGCTCGGCCTCAACGAGACACAGACCAGCGTGCTCGGGCTGGTGTTCAAGTACTGCGACGACAAGCAGCTCCCGTTGCTCGACTTCGCCGACCTGCGAGCGGCGCTCCAGCACCTCAGCGGCGAAGGCGCCGCGGATCTCGCGGGTTACGGCGGCATGTCCAAAGCCTCGGTCGGCGTGCTGTTGCGCGAGATGGTGGAGCTGGAGCAGCAGGGCGCGGGAACGTTCTTCGGCGAGCCCGAGTTCGACCTGGATGACCTGATGCAGACCGAGCGCGATGGCCGCGGGCTCGTGAGCGCGCTCGAGCTGTCGGACGTCCAGGACCGGCCGGCTCTCTGGTCCACGTTCACGATGTGGATGCTGGCGCGGCTCTATCACGAGCTGCCCGAGGTCGGCGACATCGAGAAGCCGAAGCTCGTGTTCTTCTTCGACGAGGCCCACCTGCTGTTCCGCGGGGCGAGCCCGGCGTTTCTCGAGCAGGTCGAGCAGGTGGTCCGGCTCGTGCGCTCGAAAGGCGTGGGCGTGTTCTTCGTCACCCAGAGCCCCAAGGACGTTCCCGCCACGGTCCTCGGCCAGCTCGGCCACCGCGTGCAGCACGCGCTGCGCGCCTTCACCGCCGACGACGACAAGGCCCTCAAGGCGGCGGCGCGCACGTTTCCGAAGACCGAGTTCTACGACCTCGAAGAGACGATGACCACGCTCGGGATCGGCGAAGCGCTGGTCACCCTGCTCGGGGCCAACGGCGTGCCCACGCCGCCGGTCGCCACTCGGCTGGTGCCGCCGGCCTCGCGCATGGGACCGCTCAGCGAGGCCGAGCTGTCGCAGCGGTTGGCCGCGTCGAAGCAGGTGCAGGAGTACGCGCAGGCCATCGATCGCGAGAGCGCGCGCGAGATGCTCGCGGCGCGCATGGCGGGGCGCACGGAGGCCGCGCCGGCGGAGAAGCCCGCGCCGCGTCGCACCGCCGAGCCGGCGAGCACCTTCGAGCAGGTTCTGAAGTCGCCGCTCACCCGCAGCATCGCCACGACCGTGACCCGGGGATTGCTCGGCGCGCTCCTCGGGCCACCCCCGCGCCGCCGCCGCCGCTACTTCTAG
- a CDS encoding FlgD immunoglobulin-like domain containing protein, with the protein MKVLLFALPLVLALGPAPGTAAESFRYQLGQESSNWAGCLPPCQCPAVTQDAMLGTFELEPQGFDGTFQHYRVTAVMFDFISDDTYPADLVGGGSYKVSGDQQQLVLDLSCPICLSIERFDSGLTGGGASFPNIKLPVARNGFYCNDHVLGIDAKPASTTDVPPDPHAPIFSLRLGPNPFRGSANVVFTLPKDGAVDLRVHDLAGRQVKALATGRFTSGPHSVAWDGRDSRGSRVSAGVYFVRLKAAERESKATIVKLD; encoded by the coding sequence ATGAAAGTGCTGCTGTTCGCTCTTCCTCTCGTCCTGGCCCTCGGCCCGGCGCCGGGCACTGCTGCCGAATCCTTTCGGTACCAACTCGGACAGGAGTCGTCGAATTGGGCCGGATGTCTCCCGCCGTGTCAGTGTCCCGCGGTGACGCAGGACGCCATGCTGGGCACTTTCGAGCTCGAGCCCCAGGGCTTCGACGGGACCTTCCAGCACTACCGGGTGACCGCAGTCATGTTCGACTTCATTTCCGATGACACATACCCGGCCGATCTGGTCGGTGGCGGCTCCTATAAAGTGAGCGGTGACCAGCAACAGCTCGTCCTGGATCTATCCTGCCCAATCTGTCTGTCGATCGAGCGTTTCGACAGCGGTCTCACCGGCGGCGGCGCGAGCTTCCCGAACATCAAGCTGCCCGTGGCGCGGAACGGCTTCTATTGCAACGACCACGTGCTGGGGATCGACGCCAAGCCGGCGAGCACGACGGATGTTCCTCCCGATCCGCACGCGCCAATCTTCAGCTTGAGGCTTGGACCCAATCCCTTCCGCGGTTCTGCGAACGTGGTGTTCACCCTGCCGAAAGACGGAGCCGTGGACCTTCGCGTGCACGATCTCGCCGGGCGCCAGGTGAAGGCGCTGGCGACCGGGCGCTTCACATCCGGGCCTCACAGCGTCGCATGGGATGGGCGCGACTCTCGCGGTTCTCGCGTCTCCGCCGGCGTCTACTTCGTTCGACTGAAGGCGGCGGAACGGGAATCGAAGGCGACGATCGTCAAGCTCGACTAG